A region from the Mucilaginibacter sp. CSA2-8R genome encodes:
- the gldD gene encoding gliding motility lipoprotein GldD — MKIFAVIWICLAAGLTACEQKAEYSPKPRGYYRIYFPKREYKQYESDCAYTFTYPTYAKVEPDNAPGAKPCWINLQLPQFNGTLHLSYQPITSKKVFDALIEDAHTFAFKHTVKATSIDEGIIRYPDRKVYGIYYTIDGNAASSAQFFLTDSTRHYLRGALYFNTEPKLDSIQPVLNFVKKDMAVLIKSFRWKTDGKP; from the coding sequence ATGAAAATATTTGCGGTAATATGGATATGCCTGGCAGCCGGCCTCACCGCTTGTGAGCAAAAAGCCGAATACTCGCCTAAGCCACGCGGATATTATCGCATCTACTTCCCCAAACGGGAGTACAAGCAATATGAGTCTGACTGTGCCTACACATTTACCTACCCTACTTATGCCAAGGTAGAGCCCGACAATGCACCCGGAGCCAAGCCTTGCTGGATTAACCTGCAGTTACCACAGTTTAACGGCACGCTGCATTTAAGTTACCAGCCCATTACTTCAAAAAAAGTGTTTGATGCTTTAATTGAGGATGCCCATACTTTTGCCTTTAAGCACACCGTTAAAGCTACGTCTATTGACGAAGGAATTATCCGCTACCCCGACCGCAAGGTATATGGCATATACTATACCATTGATGGCAACGCAGCGTCATCAGCTCAGTTTTTTTTAACAGACAGCACCCGCCACTATCTGCGCGGGGCCCTGTACTTTAATACCGAGCCCAAGCTTGATTCTATACAGCCGGTGCTCAACTTTGTAAAAAAAGATATGGCTGTTTTAATCAAGAGTTTCCGGTGGAAGACTGATGGCAAGCCCTAA
- the rbfA gene encoding 30S ribosome-binding factor RbfA, which produces MESKRQQKFAGVLQQDLAAIFQREGMSFLPNTLVTITKVRVTPDLAIARVFLSFFNNTNTQQSLQTVKSHASEIRYKLGARIKDQVRVIPQLEFFVDDTNEYVERMDKIFDKISKEPRQSDEGQE; this is translated from the coding sequence ATGGAATCAAAACGTCAACAAAAATTTGCCGGTGTTTTACAACAAGACCTGGCCGCTATATTTCAGCGCGAAGGCATGAGCTTTTTGCCTAATACACTGGTAACTATAACCAAGGTACGCGTAACGCCAGATTTAGCCATAGCCCGTGTGTTTTTAAGTTTCTTTAACAATACCAACACGCAGCAGTCATTACAAACGGTTAAATCGCATGCTTCCGAGATCAGGTATAAACTTGGCGCACGTATTAAAGATCAGGTAAGGGTAATACCCCAGCTTGAGTTCTTTGTGGACGACACCAACGAATACGTAGAGCGTATGGACAAAATTTTTGATAAAATAAGCAAAGAACCACGCCAAAGCGACGAAGGTCAGGAATAA
- a CDS encoding shikimate dehydrogenase gives MAIKQYGLIGYPLTHSFSKKYFTEKFEQEKIEDHVYDLYEIKNLSDFPELLRANPGLCGLNVTVPHKIGVMFYLDWVHPEAKEVDAVNCIRITSESPIAAAFSGEVGIKDHEFRLEGFNTDVYGFEMSLKPLLGSQHTQALVLGTGGASRAVKYVLNKLNIYTRFASRQQEADHIVYQDLTPEIISKYKLIINTTPLGMAPDTDKCPDIPYGALTSEHLLYDLIYNPAETLFLKKGREQGAVTKNGYEMLLLQAEKSWEIWTSREQNP, from the coding sequence ATGGCCATAAAACAATACGGATTAATTGGGTATCCGCTCACGCATTCTTTTTCCAAAAAATACTTTACCGAAAAATTTGAGCAGGAAAAGATTGAAGACCATGTTTACGACCTCTACGAGATTAAAAACCTGAGCGACTTTCCCGAACTATTGCGTGCTAATCCGGGCCTTTGCGGCCTAAACGTTACCGTGCCGCATAAAATCGGCGTTATGTTTTATTTGGATTGGGTACACCCCGAAGCTAAAGAAGTAGATGCTGTAAACTGCATACGCATCACTTCCGAAAGCCCGATAGCGGCTGCATTTTCGGGCGAAGTAGGGATTAAGGATCATGAGTTCAGGCTGGAAGGTTTTAATACCGACGTTTATGGTTTCGAAATGTCGCTTAAACCGTTATTAGGCTCACAACATACACAAGCTTTGGTATTGGGCACCGGTGGTGCATCACGTGCGGTAAAATATGTATTAAATAAATTAAATATTTATACCAGGTTTGCATCGCGCCAGCAAGAGGCAGACCATATCGTATACCAAGACCTGACGCCCGAAATTATCTCCAAATATAAGCTTATCATCAATACTACACCGCTGGGCATGGCGCCCGATACAGATAAATGTCCTGATATTCCTTATGGAGCTTTAACATCCGAGCATTTACTTTATGACTTAATTTACAATCCGGCCGAAACCCTGTTTTTGAAAAAAGGACGTGAACAGGGTGCTGTTACGAAGAATGGATATGAGATGCTATTGCTGCAGGCAGAAAAATCGTGGGAAATATGGACCTCCAGAGAACAAAACCCATGA
- a CDS encoding peptidoglycan DD-metalloendopeptidase family protein, producing MDRHGQLASFIQNHPNQIGKVVDIDLASDRLLALDFTENNLQLTADEVADTPRFSAWVNRKLAESGCRYGIGGYFEHRTLYARSSLFNTTDTEPRRLHLGTDIWGPAHTPVYAPLAGKVHSFQDNDNFGDYGPTIILKHDLNGLALYTLYGHLNRAALQDLAVGKPIGLNQQIACFGHEDENGHWPPHLHFQLMFDMQGLAGDYPGVCRYSEKDSYQKNIPDPDLILQFSKATIM from the coding sequence ATGGACAGGCACGGGCAATTAGCCAGCTTTATACAAAACCACCCTAACCAGATAGGTAAGGTGGTAGATATTGACTTGGCTAGTGATCGCCTTTTGGCATTAGACTTTACCGAAAATAACCTGCAGCTTACAGCTGATGAAGTAGCAGACACGCCCAGGTTTAGTGCCTGGGTAAACCGTAAGCTGGCGGAAAGCGGTTGCCGCTATGGTATAGGCGGATACTTTGAACACCGCACTTTATATGCCCGTAGCAGCCTGTTTAACACAACGGATACCGAACCGCGCCGTTTACATTTAGGTACAGATATTTGGGGACCTGCCCATACTCCGGTTTACGCGCCTTTAGCCGGCAAAGTGCATAGTTTTCAGGATAATGATAATTTTGGTGATTATGGCCCAACCATTATATTGAAACATGATTTAAACGGGCTGGCACTTTACACCCTTTATGGCCACCTGAATCGTGCTGCATTACAGGACTTGGCTGTAGGTAAGCCTATAGGTTTAAACCAACAGATTGCCTGCTTTGGGCACGAAGATGAAAATGGCCATTGGCCGCCGCACTTGCATTTTCAGCTGATGTTTGATATGCAGGGCTTAGCTGGGGATTACCCCGGTGTGTGCCGGTATTCTGAAAAAGATAGTTACCAGAAAAATATTCCCGATCCAGATTTAATTTTACAATTTTCAAAAGCAACTATAATGTGA
- a CDS encoding MBL fold metallo-hydrolase produces the protein MATIQAFPNNPYQENTYLLYDDSGECAIIDPGMYTAAEQNAVVNFIAQHQLKPVMLLNTHCHIDHVLGNKFIFDQYGLKPQFHQGEMIVLEAMPVWAQQSGIRYELSPLPDTYLPESGTISFGNTTLQLIFAPGHSPAHLCFYSEADQLLVGGDVLFRGSIGRTDLPGGNHTQLINNIQQKLFVLSDDCTVYPGHGPETTIGFEKATNPFF, from the coding sequence ATGGCTACAATACAGGCATTTCCTAATAACCCTTATCAAGAAAACACTTATCTACTATATGATGATAGCGGCGAATGCGCTATTATCGATCCGGGTATGTATACCGCTGCCGAGCAAAATGCAGTAGTAAATTTTATTGCCCAACACCAGTTAAAGCCGGTAATGCTGCTTAATACCCATTGCCATATAGACCATGTATTGGGTAACAAATTTATTTTTGACCAATACGGCTTAAAGCCGCAATTTCATCAAGGCGAGATGATAGTGTTAGAAGCTATGCCCGTTTGGGCGCAGCAGTCGGGTATACGTTATGAATTGTCGCCCCTGCCTGATACCTATTTGCCGGAGAGCGGTACTATATCATTCGGTAATACTACACTGCAACTAATATTTGCTCCGGGCCACTCGCCTGCTCATTTGTGTTTTTACAGTGAGGCCGACCAGTTACTGGTAGGCGGTGATGTACTCTTTAGAGGCAGCATTGGCCGTACGGATTTACCGGGTGGTAATCATACGCAACTCATCAACAACATACAACAAAAGCTTTTTGTATTATCTGATGATTGTACCGTATATCCGGGACATGGCCCCGAAACTACCATCGGCTTCGAAAAGGCGACTAATCCATTCTTTTAA
- a CDS encoding DNA-directed RNA polymerase subunit omega has product MSNAINNKPTVASSTVTRDLRDLDKTTNNLYESIVVMSKRANQISNNIKEELHQKLSEFASSNDNLEEVFENREQIEISKHYERLPKPTLVAVQEFLENKVYFRNPNKE; this is encoded by the coding sequence ATGAGCAACGCCATCAATAATAAGCCCACTGTGGCCAGCAGCACCGTAACCCGCGATTTACGCGACCTGGACAAAACAACAAATAACTTGTACGAGTCTATTGTGGTGATGTCTAAACGTGCCAACCAAATTTCTAACAATATTAAAGAAGAGTTACACCAGAAGCTTTCTGAGTTCGCTTCTTCGAATGATAACCTGGAAGAAGTTTTTGAAAACCGCGAGCAAATCGAAATTTCTAAACACTATGAGCGTTTGCCTAAACCTACTTTGGTGGCCGTTCAGGAGTTTTTAGAAAACAAAGTTTACTTCCGTAACCCTAACAAAGAATAG
- a CDS encoding phosphosulfolactate synthase has translation MHYELNSIPERTEKPRESGMTMVMDKGLSLRQAEDFLEVSGIYTDIIKLGWATSYVTPNLQEKLNLYRQAGIPFYFGGTLFEAFIVRNQYDDYCRMLDKFGLEYAEVSDGSITIEHDLKCEYIRKLSERITVISEVGSKDVQKIFAPYKWIQLMKAELEAGSYKVIAEARESGNVGIYRDSGEVRQGLVDEILTQIPADKIIWEAPQKAQQVWFIKLLGSNVNLGNIAPADMIPLETLRLGLRSDTFDHFLNQ, from the coding sequence ATGCACTACGAACTTAATAGCATTCCGGAACGTACCGAAAAACCCCGCGAAAGCGGAATGACCATGGTGATGGATAAAGGTTTAAGCTTGCGCCAAGCCGAAGACTTTTTGGAGGTTTCGGGCATTTATACCGATATTATTAAACTAGGATGGGCAACGTCTTATGTTACTCCTAACTTACAAGAAAAGCTTAATCTTTACAGGCAGGCAGGTATTCCTTTCTATTTTGGCGGTACATTGTTTGAGGCTTTCATTGTGCGTAACCAGTATGATGACTACTGCCGCATGCTGGATAAATTTGGATTAGAGTACGCCGAAGTATCTGACGGCTCAATTACCATTGAGCACGATCTTAAATGTGAATACATCCGCAAACTCAGCGAGCGTATTACGGTGATATCAGAAGTAGGTTCTAAAGACGTTCAAAAGATATTTGCACCCTACAAGTGGATCCAGTTGATGAAAGCTGAATTGGAAGCAGGATCTTACAAAGTAATTGCCGAAGCACGCGAAAGCGGCAACGTAGGTATTTACCGCGACTCGGGCGAAGTTAGACAAGGCCTGGTAGATGAAATACTAACCCAAATACCTGCCGATAAAATTATATGGGAGGCTCCGCAAAAAGCACAACAGGTTTGGTTTATTAAATTGCTGGGCAGTAACGTAAATTTAGGCAACATCGCTCCTGCAGATATGATTCCGTTGGAAACTTTGCGCCTGGGATTACGCAGCGATACTTTCGACCATTTCTTAAATCAATAA
- a CDS encoding ABC transporter permease produces MNTSIYIAQRYLFSRKKMHAINIISGISMLGVFVGSAALVIILSVFNGFEKVILSLYSNFTPEIKIEPAQGKTFNPNTAYFNQLSHNQALFSYTQTLQEKALIRYGDRQFIGTLRGVSKDFLKNPQLDSTIQNGSFTLNVAGNPFVVIGATVQNSLGVNINNPMAQLQIYSPRRKVINAVNPEDEFVRRGINVSGIFSIQQDFDDIVVAPLTFTRDLLDEPTDVSSIELNFKKGTNINQQQEAIQEKLGNGFLVKNRFEQNTELYKTLKTERWSVFLILVFILIIAIFNIIGSLTMLVIDKRKDIAILTSLGAGKPLIQGIFFFEGMMISISGCVLGMLAGLIFCVLQQQYGFIKMGGQMMVIDAYPIHLKIYDFVIVFLTVSGIAVIASGVSARLSVKGLDEIKQDL; encoded by the coding sequence TTGAACACCTCGATTTATATAGCGCAACGATATCTTTTTTCGCGCAAAAAGATGCATGCCATCAATATCATTTCGGGCATATCTATGCTGGGTGTGTTTGTGGGCAGTGCAGCGCTCGTAATTATTCTGTCGGTTTTTAATGGCTTCGAAAAGGTTATCCTTTCGTTATACAGCAATTTTACACCCGAAATAAAAATAGAGCCGGCGCAGGGTAAAACCTTCAATCCTAATACCGCTTACTTTAATCAGCTCAGTCACAACCAGGCACTTTTTTCATATACCCAAACTCTGCAAGAAAAAGCACTCATCCGTTACGGCGACCGCCAGTTTATAGGAACGCTCCGCGGCGTAAGCAAAGACTTTTTAAAAAATCCGCAGTTGGATAGCACCATCCAAAATGGCTCTTTTACGCTAAATGTTGCCGGCAACCCATTTGTGGTAATTGGCGCTACTGTACAAAACAGTTTGGGGGTAAATATTAATAACCCGATGGCACAGCTGCAAATTTATTCGCCGCGCCGTAAAGTAATTAATGCCGTAAACCCGGAGGATGAGTTTGTGAGGCGTGGCATAAACGTATCGGGTATCTTCTCCATCCAGCAAGATTTTGATGATATTGTGGTAGCCCCCTTAACCTTTACCCGCGACCTGCTTGACGAACCCACTGATGTTTCATCCATCGAGCTTAACTTTAAAAAAGGCACTAATATTAACCAGCAGCAAGAGGCTATTCAGGAAAAATTGGGCAACGGCTTTTTAGTAAAAAACAGGTTTGAACAAAATACCGAGCTTTATAAAACACTGAAAACCGAACGCTGGTCGGTATTTTTGATATTGGTTTTTATATTGATTATTGCCATTTTTAACATCATTGGCTCTTTAACCATGCTGGTGATTGATAAACGTAAAGATATTGCCATACTCACCAGCCTGGGTGCAGGCAAACCACTTATACAAGGCATCTTCTTTTTTGAAGGCATGATGATTTCCATCTCAGGGTGCGTATTGGGGATGCTGGCCGGCCTTATTTTTTGCGTATTGCAACAGCAATACGGCTTTATTAAAATGGGCGGACAGATGATGGTGATTGACGCTTATCCAATCCACTTAAAAATTTACGACTTTGTTATCGTATTTTTAACCGTGAGCGGCATTGCCGTTATTGCATCGGGCGTTAGTGCACGCTTAAGCGTAAAAGGGTTAGACGAAATTAAACAGGATTTATAA
- the bamD gene encoding outer membrane protein assembly factor BamD, producing the protein MFKKQRAIIGSLLISSILVAGSCKSSYEKLKASNDRAKQYQQAVKFYNKKNYSKALELFELLTPKYRGLSEAEDLFYYYAYANYYTKDYTSARYHFKNFADLYPTSTRAEECRYMHAYCFYLDSPNASLDQENTSKAIESLQLFINLYPKSERSTEASKLIQNLRDKLETKAYENAKLYLDIGDYLSAVMAFNNALRDYPDTKYAEEMEFLIVRAQYLYAKNSNQLRQEERFTQTMTYADQFTEKYANSKYAREATDYRKDSERGIVSAKRYLAELAAEGKLAKKLADRDTAKAPQQQSIQDKHNQRSPQQ; encoded by the coding sequence ATGTTTAAAAAGCAACGTGCTATTATTGGTAGCCTGTTAATATCGTCGATACTTGTTGCCGGCAGCTGTAAAAGCAGCTACGAAAAGCTGAAAGCAAGTAATGACAGGGCTAAACAATACCAACAGGCCGTAAAATTCTACAACAAAAAAAATTACTCTAAAGCTTTAGAGCTTTTTGAGTTGTTAACTCCAAAATACCGGGGACTGAGCGAGGCGGAAGATTTATTTTATTATTACGCCTACGCTAATTACTATACTAAAGATTACACGTCGGCCCGTTATCACTTTAAAAACTTTGCCGATTTATACCCTACCAGTACCCGTGCAGAAGAATGCAGGTATATGCATGCTTATTGTTTTTACCTCGACTCGCCTAATGCTTCTTTAGACCAGGAAAATACCAGTAAGGCCATTGAGTCACTTCAGTTGTTTATTAATCTTTACCCTAAAAGTGAGCGTAGTACCGAGGCCAGCAAACTGATTCAAAATTTACGAGACAAGCTGGAAACTAAAGCTTACGAAAATGCAAAGCTTTATTTGGATATTGGCGACTACCTGTCGGCAGTAATGGCATTTAATAATGCATTACGCGACTATCCGGATACTAAATATGCCGAAGAAATGGAGTTTCTAATTGTAAGGGCTCAATATCTGTACGCCAAAAACAGTAATCAGTTACGCCAGGAAGAACGTTTTACCCAGACTATGACGTATGCAGACCAGTTCACCGAAAAATATGCCAACAGTAAATACGCAAGAGAAGCTACCGATTATCGTAAAGATAGCGAGCGCGGTATTGTAAGCGCCAAACGGTATTTAGCCGAGTTAGCTGCCGAAGGCAAGCTGGCCAAGAAATTGGCCGATCGGGATACTGCAAAAGCACCGCAACAACAGTCTATTCAAGATAAACATAACCAAAGAAGTCCGCAACAATAA
- a CDS encoding TonB family protein, producing MSAIAQPTFKGGASALNSFIESHIIYPEFSSQNCIEGNIQVSFSIDQKGNVTDARVQQGPGIDLDDEALRVVKLTSGKWQIPANYNNAVRVVLPIRFRPDFAKCQRRTTAMMTMDQAIVAYQRRQELENAVTNYYINKYTGKADPQKERDINALKKELGIDEDLWKDLLDQANEKLKQGDQEGACKDWKFIKNTGSDLADAFIAKYCK from the coding sequence TTGTCTGCAATAGCCCAACCCACATTTAAAGGGGGTGCCTCGGCTTTAAACAGCTTTATAGAAAGTCATATCATCTATCCCGAGTTTTCGAGCCAAAACTGTATTGAGGGTAACATTCAGGTAAGTTTCAGTATCGACCAAAAAGGCAATGTAACTGATGCCCGGGTACAGCAAGGCCCAGGTATTGATTTAGATGATGAGGCCCTTCGAGTGGTTAAGCTTACATCGGGCAAATGGCAAATTCCGGCTAATTATAACAATGCTGTAAGGGTGGTATTACCTATACGCTTTAGGCCAGATTTTGCCAAATGCCAGCGCCGTACCACTGCTATGATGACGATGGACCAGGCTATTGTAGCCTACCAACGCCGCCAGGAATTGGAAAATGCCGTTACTAATTACTACATCAACAAATACACAGGCAAAGCTGATCCTCAAAAAGAACGCGATATTAATGCTCTAAAAAAGGAATTAGGTATTGATGAAGACCTGTGGAAAGACCTGCTGGATCAGGCTAATGAAAAACTAAAACAGGGCGACCAGGAAGGTGCGTGTAAAGACTGGAAATTTATTAAAAACACCGGCAGCGATTTAGCCGATGCTTTTATTGCTAAATACTGCAAGTAG
- a CDS encoding AI-2E family transporter gives MISTENNSPESNNLYIKRVFIAAGIVALLAIVILIVKVAFNVLLMVLAGTLIAVYFNGLADVIERYTPLGRRACMLISVIGTFIIVGLLFWFMGTKIQQQVSSLSQDFPALVQKLQNQIRQYPLGAKMLDKISGDDSQKVVTTAQNFFRTSFGVLGDIYIIIFLGIFFTVSPSLYKNGIVNLVPKRGQPKAKQVIDRLSFVLKGWLKGMMIAMVLIAVLTFIGLSIIGIPMALALAVIAGILNFIPNFGPLMAMVPAVLLGFVDSTQTAIIVAALYILIQTLESNIITPTIQRRMINLPPALLIIAQLLMGTLSGALGIILATPLLAITMVLVEELYIKYNNNEENNN, from the coding sequence ATGATTTCGACCGAAAATAACTCTCCCGAAAGTAATAATCTGTATATCAAGCGTGTATTTATTGCGGCCGGTATCGTAGCCTTGTTGGCTATTGTTATCTTAATTGTAAAAGTGGCTTTTAATGTACTGCTTATGGTATTGGCAGGCACCCTGATTGCTGTATATTTTAACGGCCTGGCCGATGTTATTGAACGGTATACGCCGCTTGGCCGGCGCGCCTGTATGTTAATTTCGGTAATTGGCACCTTTATTATTGTTGGCTTACTGTTTTGGTTTATGGGTACAAAAATTCAGCAACAGGTAAGTTCGTTAAGTCAGGATTTTCCGGCTTTAGTTCAAAAGTTGCAAAACCAAATAAGGCAGTATCCCTTAGGTGCCAAAATGCTGGATAAGATATCTGGAGATGACTCGCAAAAAGTAGTGACCACAGCACAAAACTTTTTCCGTACCAGCTTTGGGGTACTGGGCGATATATACATTATCATATTTTTAGGCATATTTTTTACCGTTAGCCCATCATTATATAAAAATGGTATTGTAAACCTGGTTCCTAAAAGGGGACAGCCTAAAGCCAAGCAGGTGATTGACCGTTTGAGCTTTGTGCTAAAAGGTTGGCTTAAAGGGATGATGATTGCCATGGTTTTAATAGCTGTACTCACATTTATTGGTTTAAGTATAATCGGTATACCTATGGCGTTAGCACTGGCTGTAATTGCGGGCATCCTTAACTTTATACCCAACTTTGGACCGTTAATGGCCATGGTGCCGGCCGTGCTGCTCGGCTTTGTTGATAGCACCCAAACAGCCATCATTGTAGCGGCATTGTATATTTTAATACAAACGTTAGAAAGTAATATCATCACACCTACTATTCAGCGCCGCATGATTAACTTGCCGCCGGCACTGCTCATTATAGCGCAATTGCTAATGGGCACTTTGTCGGGCGCATTGGGTATAATACTGGCTACACCTTTGTTAGCCATCACAATGGTGTTGGTGGAGGAGTTGTACATTAAATACAACAACAACGAAGAGAACAACAATTAA